A region of Burkholderiales bacterium JOSHI_001 DNA encodes the following proteins:
- a CDS encoding hypothetical protein (PFAM: Uncharacterized ACR, COG1565) encodes MLPRIGRMPAPANSEPDSLSAALEAVVHGAIAAAGGWLPFDRFMALALYQPGLGYYANAGAKFGLWPGSGSDFVTAPELSPLFGRALAVQLGQALAACEGHAIIEFGAGSGALAEQLLDALGDRVQHYQIVDLSGTLRERQAARLARFAPKVQWLDRLPEAIHGVVVGNEVLDAMPVQLLAFDGQRWSERGVATGADGALVFEDRPTALRPPLDAPFVPGTVTEIHPQAEAFIASLAQRLQRGAAFFIDYGFPEAEYYLPQRRGGTLMCHRAHRADDDPLADLGLKDITAHVNFSGVALAAQDAGLDVLGYATQGRFLLNCGLAAAMAQADARERSAALKLVNEHEMGELFKVLALARGCHFDPLGFAAGDRTHTL; translated from the coding sequence ATGCTTCCTAGAATCGGGCGCATGCCTGCACCCGCGAACAGCGAACCCGACAGTTTATCGGCCGCACTTGAAGCCGTCGTCCACGGGGCCATCGCCGCCGCGGGCGGCTGGTTGCCTTTCGACCGCTTCATGGCCCTGGCGCTGTACCAGCCCGGCCTGGGTTACTACGCCAATGCTGGCGCCAAGTTCGGGCTGTGGCCGGGCTCGGGCAGCGACTTCGTCACCGCGCCCGAACTCTCACCCCTGTTCGGCCGCGCGCTGGCGGTGCAACTGGGCCAGGCGCTGGCGGCCTGCGAGGGGCACGCCATCATTGAATTCGGCGCCGGCAGCGGCGCCTTGGCCGAGCAGCTGCTGGACGCGTTGGGTGACCGGGTGCAGCACTACCAGATCGTGGACCTGTCGGGCACGCTGCGCGAACGCCAGGCCGCGCGCCTGGCGCGCTTCGCCCCCAAGGTGCAGTGGCTGGACCGCCTGCCCGAGGCCATCCACGGCGTGGTGGTGGGCAACGAGGTGCTGGACGCCATGCCGGTGCAACTGCTGGCTTTTGATGGCCAGCGGTGGTCGGAACGTGGCGTGGCCACGGGCGCGGATGGCGCGCTGGTGTTCGAAGACCGCCCCACGGCCCTGCGCCCGCCGCTGGACGCGCCCTTCGTGCCTGGCACGGTGACCGAGATCCACCCCCAGGCCGAAGCCTTCATCGCCAGCTTGGCGCAACGCCTGCAGCGCGGCGCGGCCTTTTTCATCGACTACGGCTTCCCGGAAGCCGAGTACTACCTGCCTCAGCGCCGCGGCGGCACGCTGATGTGCCACCGCGCCCACCGCGCCGACGACGACCCGCTGGCCGACCTGGGCCTGAAGGACATCACCGCGCACGTGAACTTCAGCGGTGTGGCGTTGGCGGCGCAGGACGCGGGCCTGGACGTGCTGGGCTACGCCACCCAGGGCCGCTTCCTGCTGAACTGCGGCCTGGCCGCAGCCATGGCCCAGGCCGATGCGCGCGAGCGCAGCGCGGCGCTGAAGCTGGTGAACGAGCACGAGATGGGCGAGCTGTTCAAGGTGCTGGCGCTGGCGCGTGGCTGCCACTTCGACCCGCTGGGCTTTGCGGCGGGAGACCGCACGCACACCTTGTAG
- a CDS encoding short-chain alcohol dehydrogenase like protein (PFAM: short chain dehydrogenase) yields MSSPRPVALVTGAARRVGRAIALELARSGWSIALHCHHPSPDADATAADLRHLGAQVQVLEADLADEAACNALVPAAVAACGRLDAVVNNASLFEEDDVARFSHAAMARHWQANTAPAVLLARALHAHLAGRGAQGGVVNITDQKLANLNPDHLSYTLSKAALDCATTLLAQALAPVLRVCAVAPGITLPSGPMTSAQFDAAHRLTPLGRGSTPDDIARAVRFLLESPAITGTTLLVDGGQHLLPQPRDVLHLVAPR; encoded by the coding sequence ATGAGTTCGCCCCGCCCGGTGGCGCTGGTCACCGGCGCCGCCCGCCGCGTGGGCCGCGCCATCGCGCTGGAACTGGCGCGCAGCGGCTGGAGCATCGCCCTGCACTGCCACCACCCCAGCCCCGATGCCGATGCCACGGCGGCCGACTTGCGCCACCTGGGCGCCCAGGTGCAGGTGCTGGAAGCCGACCTGGCCGATGAAGCCGCCTGCAACGCGCTGGTACCGGCTGCGGTGGCCGCCTGCGGCCGGCTGGACGCGGTGGTGAACAACGCTTCCTTGTTCGAAGAAGACGATGTGGCCCGCTTCAGCCACGCCGCCATGGCCCGCCACTGGCAGGCCAACACCGCGCCGGCCGTCCTGCTGGCCCGGGCGCTGCACGCCCACCTGGCCGGGCGTGGCGCGCAGGGCGGCGTGGTGAACATCACCGACCAGAAGCTGGCCAACCTCAACCCCGACCACCTGTCCTACACCCTTTCAAAGGCCGCGCTGGACTGCGCCACCACGCTGCTGGCCCAGGCCCTGGCGCCGGTGCTGCGCGTGTGCGCCGTGGCCCCGGGCATCACCCTGCCGTCGGGGCCGATGACCAGTGCGCAGTTCGACGCGGCGCACCGGCTCACGCCGCTGGGCCGAGGTTCCACCCCGGACGACATCGCCCGCGCGGTGCGCTTCCTGCTGGAAAGCCCGGCCATCACCGGCACCACCCTGCTGGTGGACGGCGGCCAGCACCTGCTGCCCCAGCCGCGCGACGTGCTGCACCTGGTGGCGCCACGATGA
- a CDS encoding dihydroneopterin aldolase (PFAM: Dihydroneopterin aldolase~TIGRFAM: dihydroneopterin aldolase; FolB domain): protein MTSLLHLPEYADCRRLFLRQHELRVDIGVHDFEKRAPQRLHINVELYVPLAASTPQRDHISEVVDYDFVREVIHQRVARGHIELQETLADDLLRALLAHPGVRAARVSTEKPDVYPDCDAVGVEVFGSKKVSP from the coding sequence ATGACCAGCCTGCTGCACCTGCCTGAATATGCCGACTGCCGGCGCCTGTTCCTGCGCCAGCACGAGCTGCGGGTGGACATTGGCGTGCACGATTTCGAAAAGCGCGCGCCGCAGCGCCTGCACATCAATGTGGAGCTGTACGTGCCGCTGGCCGCGTCCACCCCGCAGCGCGACCACATTTCCGAGGTGGTGGACTACGACTTCGTGCGCGAAGTCATCCACCAGCGCGTGGCCCGGGGCCACATCGAATTGCAGGAAACCCTGGCCGACGACCTGCTGCGCGCCCTGCTGGCCCATCCCGGCGTGCGTGCCGCGCGCGTCTCGACCGAAAAGCCCGATGTCTACCCGGACTGCGACGCCGTCGGCGTGGAAGTGTTCGGCAGCAAGAAAGTTTCTCCATGA
- a CDS encoding putative ATPase of the PP-loop superfamily implicated in cell cycle control (PFAM: PP-loop family), translating into MNAPTDTAALEATRTDTQAEKKAAFEANKLSKRLHRQVGQAITDFNMIEAGDKVMVCLSGGKDSYALLDILLNLQKRAPIRFDLVAVNLDQKQPGFPAEVLPRYLESLGVPFHIENQDTYSIVKRLIPEGKTLCSLCSRLRRGILYRVAGELGATKIALGHHRDDMVVTLLMNMFFGSRMKGMPPKLVSDDGKNVVIRPLAYVAETDLERWAAHRQFPIIPCSLCGSQDNLQRVQIKQMIRDWDRQHPGRIDNMFSAMGNITLSHMMDRKLYPFTTVQATGTPHAGGDIAFDDDEGCGPAAAPQVLRLLRDD; encoded by the coding sequence ATGAACGCCCCCACCGACACCGCCGCGCTGGAAGCCACCCGAACTGACACCCAGGCCGAGAAGAAGGCCGCCTTCGAAGCCAACAAGCTGAGCAAGCGCCTGCACCGCCAGGTGGGCCAGGCCATCACCGACTTCAACATGATCGAAGCCGGCGACAAGGTGATGGTGTGCCTGTCCGGCGGCAAGGACAGCTATGCCTTGCTGGACATCCTGCTGAACCTGCAAAAGCGCGCGCCCATCCGCTTCGACCTGGTGGCGGTGAACCTGGACCAGAAGCAGCCCGGCTTCCCGGCCGAGGTGCTGCCACGCTACCTGGAAAGCCTGGGCGTGCCCTTCCACATCGAGAACCAGGACACCTACAGCATCGTCAAGCGCCTGATCCCCGAGGGGAAGACCCTGTGCAGCCTGTGCTCGCGCCTGCGCCGCGGCATCCTGTACCGGGTGGCGGGTGAACTGGGGGCCACCAAGATCGCGCTCGGCCACCACCGCGACGACATGGTGGTGACCCTGCTGATGAACATGTTCTTTGGCAGCCGCATGAAGGGCATGCCGCCCAAGCTGGTGTCCGACGACGGCAAGAACGTGGTCATCCGCCCGCTGGCCTATGTGGCTGAAACCGACCTGGAACGTTGGGCAGCGCACCGACAGTTCCCCATCATCCCGTGCAGCCTGTGCGGCAGCCAGGACAACCTTCAGCGGGTGCAGATCAAGCAGATGATCCGCGACTGGGACCGGCAGCACCCCGGGCGCATCGACAACATGTTCAGCGCCATGGGCAACATCACGCTGTCGCACATGATGGACAGGAAACTCTATCCTTTCACCACGGTCCAAGCCACAGGAACGCCCCATGCCGGTGGCGACATCGCGTTCGACGACGACGAGGGCTGCGGCCCGGCCGCCGCGCCGCAGGTGCTGCGGCTGCTGCGGGACGACTGA
- a CDS encoding UDP-N-acetylglucosamine diphosphorylase/glucosamine-1-phosphate N-acetyltransferase (PFAM: Nucleotidyl transferase~TIGRFAM: UDP-N-acetylglucosamine diphosphorylase/glucosamine-1-phosphate N-acetyltransferase) — MNLDIVIMAAGKGTRMKSDLPKVLHRLAGKPLLQHVLDTCAGLGAQRTLVITGHGAPTVEAMLAGGQAASVRQEPQLGTGHAIQQVVPHLGAQGTTLILNGDVPLIAAGTAQALAAACGGQKLALLTVVLPDATGYGRILRQGEGAQAPVLGIVEHKDASDAQRSIREVYTGMMAAPTAMLKRWVMALKNDNVQKEYYLTDIVAMAVAEGVPVVAAQAPDETEVLGVNSPLQLADLERRLQGRQAHALMEAGVRLADPARLDVRGTLQCGRDVDIDVGCIFEGRVVLGDGVRIGAYCVLRDTQVDAGAEIQAFTHTLGAHIGAGAQVGPYARLRPGAQLGEDVHIGNFVEVKNSTLAKGAKANHLAYLGDAVVGERVNYGAGSITANYDGANKHRTVIEADVHIGSNCVLVAPVTIGAGGTVGGGSTIAKSTPAGQLTVARAKQVSLPGWTRPQKAPKKG, encoded by the coding sequence ATGAACCTCGACATCGTGATCATGGCCGCGGGCAAGGGCACGCGGATGAAGTCGGACCTGCCCAAGGTGCTGCACAGGCTGGCCGGCAAGCCCCTATTGCAGCACGTGCTGGACACCTGTGCTGGCCTGGGGGCGCAGCGCACACTGGTGATCACCGGCCACGGTGCGCCCACGGTTGAAGCCATGCTGGCCGGCGGCCAGGCGGCCAGCGTGCGCCAGGAGCCGCAACTGGGCACCGGCCACGCCATCCAGCAGGTGGTGCCGCACCTGGGGGCCCAAGGCACCACGCTCATCCTGAACGGCGACGTGCCGCTGATCGCCGCCGGCACGGCCCAGGCCCTGGCCGCGGCCTGCGGCGGCCAGAAGCTGGCACTGCTGACCGTGGTGCTGCCCGACGCCACCGGCTACGGTCGCATCCTGCGCCAGGGTGAAGGCGCACAGGCCCCGGTGCTGGGCATCGTGGAGCACAAGGACGCCAGCGACGCCCAGCGCAGCATCCGGGAGGTCTACACCGGCATGATGGCCGCGCCCACCGCGATGCTCAAGCGGTGGGTCATGGCGCTGAAGAACGACAACGTGCAGAAGGAGTACTACCTCACCGACATCGTGGCCATGGCGGTGGCCGAAGGGGTGCCGGTGGTGGCGGCGCAGGCGCCCGACGAAACCGAGGTGCTGGGCGTGAACAGCCCGCTGCAACTGGCCGACCTGGAGCGCCGCCTGCAAGGGCGCCAGGCCCATGCCCTGATGGAAGCCGGCGTTCGCCTGGCCGATCCGGCGCGGCTGGACGTGCGCGGCACGCTGCAATGCGGGCGCGACGTGGACATCGACGTGGGCTGCATCTTCGAAGGCCGGGTGGTGCTGGGCGACGGCGTGCGCATTGGCGCCTACTGCGTGCTGCGCGACACCCAGGTGGACGCCGGCGCGGAGATCCAGGCCTTCACCCACACCCTGGGCGCGCACATCGGCGCGGGCGCGCAGGTGGGCCCCTATGCGCGGCTGCGCCCAGGCGCCCAGCTGGGCGAGGACGTGCACATCGGCAACTTCGTCGAGGTGAAGAACAGCACCCTGGCCAAGGGCGCCAAGGCCAACCACCTGGCCTACCTGGGCGACGCGGTGGTGGGCGAGCGGGTGAACTACGGCGCCGGCAGCATCACCGCCAACTACGACGGCGCCAACAAGCACCGCACCGTCATCGAGGCCGATGTGCACATCGGCAGCAACTGCGTGCTGGTGGCGCCGGTGACCATCGGCGCCGGCGGCACGGTGGGTGGCGGCAGCACCATCGCCAAGAGCACGCCGGCCGGCCAGCTGACGGTGGCGCGCGCCAAGCAGGTCAGCCTGCCCGGCTGGACCCGGCCACAGAAGGCGCCGAAAAAGGGCTGA
- a CDS encoding PAS domain S-box/diguanylate cyclase (GGDEF) domain-containing protein (PFAM: EAL domain; GGDEF domain; PAS fold~TIGRFAM: PAS domain S-box; diguanylate cyclase (GGDEF) domain) encodes MASPTASDDTAADVRLRADVDPAAHDELQRFRLLADHVPALIAYYERNGFTCLWSNRAYAHTFGFTPESIVGRSFADVVGPEAALLIQPHVDAMLAEGRTAGYERHLTTASGEPRWISVSLVPHRPPDGDIVGAFVLISDITRHHLAEAALRESEDRMAKFMQASVEGIIFHRDGVVSDANAALLALLNAPFEAVVGRHILDFVAPAHRARAQAIMAAGRDVNYEIDVLDSDGQVLQVEVMGRTITRRGEALRMVIVRDIRARLAAQARIHHLAHHDALTGLPNRLAFEQQLEQTLAGGRTQAALLFVDLDHFKRVNDSLGHLAGDALLRTVAERLLATLRPGDVVGRFGGDEFMVLLPDVVDPAVVEDVVQRLLHAIEVPMRVQGQAISVTPSIGVALYPRDAASAEELIKNADTAMYLAKTQGRAGCRFFEPDMAAQAFDAIVLEGDFARALERGELMLMLQPRQHLQPDGPAPVLPTPGAPCAARAVQALLRWQHPQRGLLAPESFNDVALERRMVQPLAQWAVGEALRLGLRWRGADAASAAPTLVLDLSPLPLTAAVLAEAVAAALAGHSQGSPLPAGWLALDLSERMLAEGLDDAGQPLQQLARLGVALAVSDFGSGQLPLSQLPRLPVRCLRLGAALVGRLPQDGPSTTVAGAIVQMACGLGLEVCADGVSTPAQRDWLRQQGCTMVQGPLVARPMPPAMFEDWQRAPPA; translated from the coding sequence ATGGCCTCCCCCACCGCCAGCGATGACACTGCCGCCGATGTGCGGCTGCGCGCCGACGTTGACCCGGCGGCGCACGACGAATTGCAGCGCTTTCGCCTGCTGGCCGACCATGTGCCGGCGCTGATTGCCTACTACGAACGCAACGGGTTCACCTGCCTGTGGTCCAACCGGGCCTATGCCCACACCTTCGGCTTCACGCCCGAGAGCATCGTCGGGCGCAGTTTCGCCGACGTGGTGGGGCCCGAAGCGGCGCTGCTGATCCAGCCGCATGTGGACGCCATGCTGGCAGAAGGCCGCACGGCGGGCTACGAACGCCATCTCACCACCGCCTCGGGCGAGCCGCGCTGGATCAGCGTCAGCCTGGTGCCGCACCGCCCGCCCGACGGCGACATCGTCGGCGCCTTCGTGCTCATCAGCGACATCACGCGGCACCACCTGGCCGAGGCCGCGCTGCGTGAAAGCGAAGACCGCATGGCCAAGTTCATGCAGGCCAGCGTGGAAGGCATCATCTTCCACCGCGACGGCGTGGTCAGCGACGCCAACGCCGCGTTGCTGGCACTGCTGAACGCGCCCTTCGAGGCCGTGGTGGGGCGGCACATCCTGGATTTCGTGGCCCCGGCGCACCGGGCACGTGCCCAGGCCATCATGGCCGCCGGGCGCGACGTGAACTACGAGATCGACGTGCTGGACAGCGACGGCCAGGTGCTGCAGGTCGAAGTGATGGGCCGCACCATCACGCGCCGCGGCGAGGCGTTGCGCATGGTCATCGTGCGCGACATCCGTGCCCGCCTGGCGGCGCAGGCGCGCATCCACCACCTGGCGCACCACGACGCGCTGACCGGCCTGCCCAACCGCCTGGCCTTCGAGCAACAGCTGGAACAGACCCTGGCCGGCGGAAGGACCCAGGCGGCGCTGCTGTTCGTGGACCTGGACCATTTCAAGCGCGTGAACGATTCACTCGGCCACCTGGCGGGCGATGCGCTGTTGCGCACCGTGGCCGAGCGCCTGCTGGCCACGTTGCGCCCGGGCGACGTCGTGGGCCGCTTCGGCGGCGATGAATTCATGGTGCTGCTGCCCGATGTGGTGGACCCCGCGGTGGTGGAAGACGTGGTGCAGCGCCTGCTGCACGCCATCGAAGTGCCGATGCGGGTGCAGGGCCAGGCCATCTCGGTCACGCCGTCCATCGGCGTGGCGCTGTACCCGCGCGACGCTGCCAGTGCCGAAGAACTGATCAAGAACGCCGACACGGCGATGTACTTGGCCAAGACCCAGGGCCGCGCGGGCTGCCGCTTCTTCGAGCCCGACATGGCGGCGCAGGCCTTCGACGCCATCGTGCTGGAAGGCGACTTCGCGCGTGCGCTGGAGCGTGGCGAGCTGATGCTGATGCTGCAGCCGCGCCAGCATCTGCAGCCGGACGGTCCGGCGCCCGTTCTGCCGACGCCTGGCGCCCCGTGCGCGGCGCGCGCGGTGCAGGCCCTGCTGCGCTGGCAGCACCCGCAGCGCGGCCTGCTGGCGCCCGAAAGCTTCAACGACGTGGCGCTGGAGCGGCGCATGGTGCAGCCCCTGGCGCAATGGGCGGTGGGCGAAGCGCTGCGACTGGGGCTGCGCTGGCGTGGCGCCGACGCTGCAAGCGCGGCGCCCACCCTGGTGCTGGACCTGTCGCCCCTGCCCCTCACCGCCGCGGTGCTGGCCGAGGCGGTGGCCGCCGCGCTGGCCGGGCACAGCCAGGGCAGCCCGCTGCCGGCCGGCTGGCTGGCGCTGGACCTGAGCGAACGCATGCTGGCCGAAGGCCTGGACGACGCCGGCCAGCCGCTGCAACAACTGGCCCGGCTGGGCGTGGCGCTGGCGGTCAGCGACTTTGGCAGCGGGCAGCTGCCGCTGTCGCAACTGCCGCGACTTCCGGTGCGCTGCCTGCGCCTGGGCGCTGCCCTGGTGGGTCGGCTGCCGCAGGACGGCCCCAGTACCACCGTGGCCGGCGCCATCGTGCAGATGGCGTGCGGCCTGGGGCTGGAGGTGTGCGCCGACGGCGTGAGCACCCCGGCCCAGCGCGACTGGCTGCGGCAGCAGGGCTGCACCATGGTGCAGGGGCCGCTGGTGGCCCGGCCCATGCCGCCGGCCATGTTCGAAGACTGGCAGCGCGCGCCACCGGCCTGA
- a CDS encoding uracil-DNA glycosylase, family 4 (PFAM: Uracil DNA glycosylase superfamily~TIGRFAM: uracil-DNA glycosylase, family 4) — MRWSERQREMLRQMGVVMWSPQGEAAGEAPAAAPPAPEAPAPVRTPVAPPPAPRSRTPVAAASAVALPTDPARAAHVAALAWPELREAVSACQACALCQGRRQTVFGVGHERAHWMIVGEAPGEQEDRLGEPFVGAAGQLLDRMLQALGLTRSGDGEPAPGPERQVYIANTLKCRPPGNRNPAPEELAACDPFLQRQIALVQPRIVLAMGRFAVQSLLGTGDAIGKLRGTVHRLGATPVVVTYHPAYLLRSPADKAKSWADLCLAASVLTR, encoded by the coding sequence ATGCGCTGGTCTGAACGCCAGCGCGAGATGCTGCGCCAGATGGGCGTGGTGATGTGGTCCCCGCAGGGTGAGGCCGCCGGCGAAGCGCCCGCCGCCGCGCCCCCGGCGCCCGAGGCCCCGGCACCCGTTCGCACCCCTGTGGCGCCGCCGCCTGCCCCCCGGTCCCGCACGCCCGTGGCCGCGGCGTCGGCTGTCGCCCTGCCCACCGACCCGGCACGCGCCGCACACGTGGCCGCGCTGGCCTGGCCCGAGCTGCGCGAGGCCGTGTCCGCCTGCCAGGCCTGCGCGCTGTGCCAGGGTCGGCGCCAGACCGTCTTCGGCGTGGGCCATGAGCGGGCGCACTGGATGATCGTCGGCGAGGCCCCGGGCGAGCAGGAGGACCGCCTGGGCGAGCCCTTCGTCGGCGCCGCCGGCCAGTTGCTGGACCGCATGCTGCAGGCCCTGGGGCTGACCCGCTCCGGCGACGGCGAGCCCGCTCCAGGCCCCGAGCGCCAGGTCTACATCGCCAACACCCTGAAATGCCGCCCACCCGGCAACCGCAACCCAGCACCCGAGGAACTGGCCGCCTGCGACCCCTTCCTGCAGCGCCAGATCGCCCTGGTGCAACCCCGCATCGTGCTGGCCATGGGCCGCTTCGCGGTGCAGTCGCTGCTGGGCACGGGCGACGCCATCGGCAAGTTGCGCGGCACCGTGCACCGGCTGGGCGCCACCCCGGTGGTGGTGACCTACCACCCCGCCTACCTGCTGCGCAGCCCGGCCGACAAGGCCAAATCCTGGGCCGATTTGTGCCTGGCCGCCTCGGTGCTGACCCGCTAG
- a CDS encoding ribosomal-protein-alanine acetyltransferase (PFAM: Acetyltransferase (GNAT) family~TIGRFAM: ribosomal-protein-alanine acetyltransferase), which translates to MSAQLRGAPGPALRPLTLADLDTLMAIEVQAYPVPWTRGNFIDSLAAGYLAMKLVDTQGHWLGYYLAMPGVEEMHLLNLTVAPQEQGRGHARAMLDDLVQRARDAAAAQLWLEVRVSNERARALYRRYGFAEVGRRRAYYPAAQGPREDAIVMSLPLCRGPHALV; encoded by the coding sequence ATGAGTGCGCAACTTCGCGGCGCGCCCGGTCCCGCGCTGCGGCCCCTGACCCTGGCCGACCTGGACACGCTGATGGCCATCGAGGTGCAGGCCTACCCGGTGCCCTGGACGCGCGGCAACTTCATCGATTCACTGGCCGCAGGCTACCTGGCCATGAAGTTGGTGGACACTCAGGGCCATTGGCTGGGCTACTACCTGGCCATGCCCGGGGTGGAAGAGATGCACCTGCTGAACCTGACCGTGGCGCCGCAGGAGCAGGGCCGTGGCCACGCGCGCGCCATGCTGGACGACCTGGTGCAACGCGCCCGGGACGCGGCGGCGGCCCAACTGTGGCTGGAGGTGCGCGTCAGCAATGAACGCGCGCGCGCGCTGTACCGCCGCTACGGATTTGCCGAGGTGGGGCGGCGCCGGGCCTACTACCCCGCGGCCCAGGGCCCGCGCGAAGATGCCATCGTCATGAGCCTGCCGTTGTGCCGGGGCCCCCATGCGCTGGTCTGA
- a CDS encoding universal bacterial protein YeaZ (PFAM: Glycoprotease family~TIGRFAM: universal bacterial protein YeaZ~manually curated), translating into MSTCAPPCLLAIDTATEWLSVGLLAPAGRWVRDEPGGALASARLLPLVRELMQQASVGFEALDAIAFGQGPGAFTGLRTACSVAQGLAFGAGCPVLALDSLQIVADGHAPADVPTVWVAMDARMDEVYAGHYRRDGARWQVLQAPALYTVPALSARWRAEAPAAVLGSAVTAFADRLPLGTAHCVDGSGQRADALLRLAQAAWEGGAPRLDAAQALPLYLRDKVALTTAEREAARAAA; encoded by the coding sequence ATGTCCACGTGCGCGCCGCCCTGTCTCCTGGCCATCGACACGGCCACCGAATGGCTCAGCGTGGGCCTGCTGGCGCCGGCCGGGCGCTGGGTGCGCGACGAGCCGGGCGGCGCCCTGGCCTCGGCCCGCCTGCTGCCGCTGGTGCGCGAATTGATGCAGCAGGCCAGCGTCGGCTTTGAGGCCTTGGATGCCATCGCCTTCGGCCAGGGCCCGGGGGCCTTCACCGGGCTGCGCACCGCCTGCTCGGTGGCCCAGGGCCTGGCCTTCGGTGCCGGCTGCCCGGTGCTGGCCCTGGACAGCCTGCAGATCGTTGCCGACGGCCATGCCCCGGCCGACGTCCCCACGGTGTGGGTGGCCATGGACGCCCGCATGGACGAGGTCTACGCCGGCCACTACCGCCGCGACGGCGCGCGCTGGCAGGTGCTGCAGGCGCCGGCGCTGTACACGGTGCCGGCGCTGTCGGCGCGCTGGCGGGCGGAAGCGCCGGCCGCCGTGCTGGGCTCGGCCGTCACAGCCTTCGCGGATCGGCTGCCCTTGGGCACCGCGCATTGCGTCGACGGCAGCGGCCAGCGGGCCGACGCCCTGTTGCGCCTGGCCCAGGCTGCATGGGAAGGCGGCGCACCGCGCCTGGACGCCGCCCAGGCCCTGCCGCTGTACCTGCGCGACAAGGTGGCGCTGACCACCGCCGAGCGCGAAGCCGCCCGGGCCGCGGCATGA